CACCGTCGGCGCCAACCCGATCACCGCGCTGCTCTTCCGCAGGCGGTCACCGTGGGACCTCGACTCGAAACTGAGGCATCGCGTCGACATGTTGACTCTCAAAGCAAACGAGAAGATCCTCGGGAAGGGCTGGTCGGTCAACGCAATGCGGGTCCGGGAGGGGTATATCGAAGCCGCCAGATCCGCTGCCAAGGAATACGGCTTCACCCATCGCGGCGCCGCCGCGGCTGTGGACCGTGTCATCAATCGTGGCGGATCCCTGGGTGACGTCGTCACTTCTATGGTGGACGCCGGGTTCAAGGATAAAGACATGATGGTCGGTGCGATGAGGGCCTACAACTACCGGGAGCAGTTCGGTCCGAGTGTATGGGATGGTGACGCGTACATCGGTGAGGCCGCGGCCTCGATGTCGATCCTCAAATTGGGTCAAACACCGACGAACATGGCTCTCTTCCAGCACACCGCGCACAGGTTGGCAAACCGGCGCTATATCGACCATGTACCGTCGTCCGCCCTCACTCAGGCCGAACGGGACTATCTCGACGACTACTTCGAAAACCCCACAAGGGACAAGATCAGAGGCATCGAAGCCCTCGCCAGTGGGAGCACGATTACTCGAGATCCCCGCACAGGGGCTCTTAAACAGTCGAACGACGATTACCCGCTGCCGGAAAAGTTCGAGGGCTGGAGTCAGGAACGTGGCCTGCTGATGAACAGGTTCATCATGCCTCATCTCAGTCAGAGATACCTGGCCGCCGCCAACAAGGGCGACCTCCACGAAGCTTCGGAAATATTGCAGATCATGGCGCATTCCGAATACTGGACAGGCAACGTCAAGTTGACCCCCTCGAAGGCGATTCCACGGTTCTAGTAGTACCTTGTCAGGTTTGTTACCGGCGGGGTGCCGGAGCCGCCGCCGCGGTCGAGGCGCGCTGGGCCAAGTGCGCCGCTCCCCACGACGAACGGCATCGCGCGAAATGGGAGATGGTGCTCGAGGCGATCGACGAGCTCATCTCGTGGGCGGGATGCCGCCGCCGGCTACGGCAAAACCGCCGAGTTCCCAACCGGACTCACACGACGAGACCTGCCGTATGTGGTGGCCATTCCCGCGACCATCACCGCCTACCACCGCCGACATCTTCTTCGCAACCCCGGCGTGGTCCGGACGTGGGCCACTTCTGTTGCGGGACATGACGTTGTCGACGGCGGACAGCACCTGACGGACCTTGGCAGGTACTGTCACCGCATTTCGTTGTCGGGGTACTTCTCGTCGTAGGCGCGACGGGCATGCGCGATGACGTCCCGATGTCCCAGCGACCAGTCAGCAAGCGCCTTGACGAGATGAGTGAGGCTGGCTCCGGTCTCGGTCAGTCGGTAGTCGACCTGGGCGGGCACGGTTGGATAGACAGTCCGAAGCACAAGGCCATCTCGTTCGAGCCGACGGACTGTGAGCGTAAGCATGCGTTGAGAGATGCCGTCGATTGCTCGATGTAGCTCACTGAAGCGGCGCAGGCCGTTCGCGAGCTCGACGATGACGAGCACCGACCACTTGTCCCCGACACGGTCGAGGACGTCGCGGATGCCGCAGTCGGGATGGTCCGGCTGCCCGCACGGGTTCAGCTCGGCCACGCCGGTGGTTACAGCGGTGTGCGTGGCTGACATCAAACTGCCTCCTTGTGAGCAAGCCTGGGGTGAATCAAGATCCATCGTAGTTACTGAAAAGAACCACGAAGGACTGTGAACTCATGATTTTGGTGACCGGGGCCAACGGACATCTCGCCTCCCTGACACTGGCTGAGCTACGGGCGCGCGGGGTAGAGGCCGTAGGAGGAAGTCGTATTCCGGGAGATGGCGTACGACGTCTGGATTTCGACGATCCGGCCGGTCTCGATCTGCACGGTATTTCCACCCTCGTGCTGGTCTCGGCGGGGTACGCCGAGGACGATCAGGTGATCGCCCGCCATGGCGCGGTCCTGGACGCCGCAGTCCAGGACGGCGTCACCCACGTCGTCTACACCAGCCTGACCACTGCGGGTGATCACCTGGGCTTCGCCCTTGCCCACCGCGCGACCGAGCAGCATGTCAAGAACAGCGGATTGGGGTGGACACTGCTGCGCAACGGTCTGTACGCCGAATTGTTCGGTGCGTTGCTGATGTGGTCTCCCGACGGCGTGGAGTCGGCATTCGGCACTGGCGCATTGTCGGCGGTGGCACGCGAGGATCTCGCCGCCGCGGCAGCGATCGTCGCAACCGCACCTGCAGCACACACAGGCAAGATCTACGACCTGGTCGGCGACCCGATCACGGCTGACGACGTCGCCGATCGGCTCGGCGTCGCCCACCACACGATCGGTTTGGGCGAGTACCGCGCTCGCTTGCTCGCCTCCGATGAACTGCTGCCGTTCCAGCCACCTATGCTCGCCTCGATCGCAACCAGCGTCCGCCACGGCTTCCTGAGCAACATCAGCCCCGACCTACACAATCTGCTCGGACGCCCCCTCATCGACCCGCTCATGGTTGCCGCAGACAGCGCAGCCGCCGCGCGTCCTGGCCTTGCCTGAAACTCGGCATGGCTCACGCGCACACGCCGCTTTCCTATGTCCGGCAACGGATCCGGCGGCGAAGGCGGTCTCCCGACTGGTCCACCACCCAGCGGCCGCCAGGTCGGCGACGCGATCGGACTACTGGGTGGAGTCGACGATGAAGTTCCGTCCGAGTCCCAGCAAGACGCTGTCCGCGGTCAGTAAGCTCAGGCGTTCACACAACGCCTGAGCTGTGATCAAACGATCGAACGGGTCGTGCCGTACCAATTCGGGGAATTCACGCAAGCCCTCCGCGTGCTGTCCGGTGACATCCAGAATTCCGAGCCCCTGGTCACTCATCGTGTCGGTGAGGTTCGTCGGCACCGACAATTTACCCAGCATGGACTTGATCGTTAGTTCCCAGATTGTCGCCACCGAAACATAGACCTCGGTTGCGGACGTGATCGCCTTGCGGGCAGCCACACCCAATCGGGGATTGTCATCGAGCACCCAGAGTGCGGTCTGACTGTCAAGCAGAAGCATCGGCGTCATCTCCGTAGAACATGCGCTGCATGTCCGGATCGACGTCGAATGCATTGTCGTCGTACCGCAGCTGCCCCTTCAGGCCGCCGATCGTTACCGGAGCCGCCTGATGAGGCACCAGGTCAGCGATCGGCTTCCCAGCTTTGGAGATCACGATGCGCTCCCCCTTTTCGACCCGCTCCAAAAGCCTGGACAGATGCGTTTTCGCCTCATGGATGTTCACCGCAGTCATGCGGATACCATATCAGACTTAGTCTAGTCTAGTCTGTCGCCGCAACCGCGGATGTCCGTTCGCCTCGTCCCATCGCTCGGTAATGGGAACGACAGGGCACCAGCTTGCCGCGATCCCCCGGCCCTCGAAGTGCTGCTGGAGTATCAGGCCGTCCGGGCGACCAGGTCGCGCAACATTTCCGCGGCGGCGATGGGGTCGACGTCGGCGAAGGTGCATGCGGTGCCGTCTTGGTGACCCCAGGTACGGGCGTCCAATCGTGTGCCCATGATTCATCACTGGTTTCTGGAACATATTTGATGCTTGTGACGCGGTCGCTCATGGCTTCTTGCTTCCTATACCTGCATCGCTCTCAATCAACTGAAAATAGGACGGATGCTGGTTACGGACGAGGCGGTATCCGGGACGTTCGGTGGGCGGCTGGAGGAGACGAGCCTGCGCCGCAATCGAATCCGGTTCCTGTGCCGGCGGTGGGTGCCTTTCGTTCTGGTTCACCAGGGTTTCCCCAGAGTCGGTGTCGTCGTGCGGAATCGGGGTGAATGCGTCCGGCCGCGACCAGCGCCGCGAACGCGACGCGCTTGCGGGCGCAGTCGTGGTCGCGGTGCAATTGCATTGCGATATGGGCATCGGCGAGGGTGAACGGCTGGCGGGGTGGGTCGCAGGTCCATGCCTTCGGCCATTCGACCGGGCGCGACTGGCAGCGGCTGACGGGTCGATTCGCCGGGACGTGACGTCGGGGCTGGTTGATCGGCCACACGCAAGCCGCTCCGGCCACGGTGCACGCGCCGCCTCCGACGACCGCGAGAACGCTGTGCACGATCTGCCACGCGTCCATGGCCGTTCAGCTCTCGCCGCCGCTGCCCGAGTGGGTCGGCGGTAGTGCCAGTTGCGCGAGCCCGTCGATGACCTGCTGGAACGTCTGGGGTTCGGGTGTGCCATCGGGTGCGGCGCGGTCGGTGGCGTCGGCCGGGTAGTCGAGACCGCGCAGGTGGGCACGTTCGCGCGGGCTCAACTCCTGCGGCGCGATCCGGCCGTGATATACGAGGGTGTAGTAGGCGACCCACTTCCACGCGCACCGGTCGACCCGGCATGCCCGGTGCGTGCGCATCTGCTGGTGCGCCAGCTCGACCTCGGCGAAGCCGCAGATGATGGGCGGGGTGACGATCGTGTCGCCGCTCATCACGCGGCCCCCGCGTCGACATCGGGCCCGGGCTGGGCCGAGCGGGTCCACGTGCCTTGTGGGCACACGGTTTCCAGGTCGAAACCCTTGTCGCAAACCGACGAGGGCTGGCTGTCCACGTGCCCGAGGTCGAAGACAACGATCACTTCGACGCCGAACTCGGCCGCCATGCCGAGCAGGTAACCGATCGGGTCATCGGTGTCGGCCGGTGGCCGCACGGTGTACACGTACCGGTAGCCGAGCCTGCGGGCGTGTCGTTGCACGTCGCCGGCGTGGCGGAGCGCATGCGGACCGGACACGTCATTGCGGACGAACTTAAGAGCTTTCGGCTTGCCGTCCGCCGAGGGCGGTGCGGCGATGGCTTGCGTGTGTGTCATGGTTCCCCCGAACCTGGTCGATGTACTGGCTTGTGGGGGCGTTTGGGGAACCGGCAACAACGATCACCATATCTCGCGAGGATGATTCTCGAACCGCGATGCACAGCGGAAGTTGTTGTAGCTCCCGCCTGTCGGAGGTGGCTCCAACCTGCGATGTCCCCTGAACGCCGTGCCTCAGCACAGCACGAGTACGTGGACGAGAGCCGGAATTCGGTCCGTCCGAATCTTTTTGGTCCAAGCTGCCAGGATTCGGTCCGCATCCGGCGTACAGTCTGATCCGCGTTCGGTGCCATTTCGTTCCGCTTTTGCAGAGGATGCAGACAACATGACCAGCGACGATGAACCATCGACCCTGCCGAGGCGGCAACTGGGGCGTTTCCTGCGCGAGGTCCGCGAAGGCAGCGGACTATCCCTCGACCGAGCCGCTCAGCTCGTGGAGCTCAGCAAGACCGCTCTGCAACGAATCGAGACCGGGGGTGTGAAGAAGTTCCGTATCCGCGACATACAGGCGCTATGTGAGCTGTATGAGGTCAAACCCGACGACACCGACCGTGCGGTCGAACTCGCCAAGCAAGCGCGGGTTACCTCGTGGTACAAGGCGTTCGGCGGGCTGTACAGCGATGCGACGTTCAACATGTACGTGGAGCTGGCGGCTTCGGCGCGCCACCTGATCGCGTACCACGAGATCGTTCTCGGCCTGCTGCAGACCGCCGACTACGCGCGAGCAGTGATCAGTGCGTTCTATCGCGACAACAGCCCGGAAGACATCGAACGTCGGGTCGAGCTGCGACTGAAGCGGCAAGCGATCGTGACCCGCAAGGCCGACCCGGTGAAACTCCAACTGCTACTCCATGAGTCGGCGCTTCATCGCATAATCGGCGGTCCCCGTGTGATGGCGTCGCAGATGCGGCACCTGGCCGAGATCAGCAAGCTACCGAACATTTCACTGCGCATTCATCCGTTCGCGGACGGATGCGCGTCAGGACTGTTGCACGGTCCATTCGAGATCCTCGACTTCGGCACCGATGCCAAAGGCCGGCTGGTCGAGCCCTCTCAGGTCTATCTCGAAGGGGCAGGGAGGCCGGACCTGTACTTGGAACACGCCGATGGCGTGCGGCGCTACCATGACATTGCTTCGGCCGTACGGAGTGCGGCCCTGGATGAGACGCAAACGCGAGACGTGCTCAGGCGGGCAGCAAGGAGTTATGCAGCGTGAATACTGACCTATCTGTGGTGACGTGGTTCAAGAGCAGCTACAGCAGCGGCCAGACCGCCTGTGTCGAGGTGGCGTGGCTCAAGGGGAACAGGGTTGGTGTCCGTGATTCGAAGAACCCGACCGGTCCGGCGCTGATTTTCACGCCGGGTGAATGGGATGCCTTCACGGCCGGTGTCATTGACGGTGAGTTCCGCCGCCCCGCCTGAGCCATTCAGTACCAAGAACCCTAGCGGCCCGTCCCGGCGAGTCGTGTCGGGACGGGGCCGCCTGCCGTCTCCAAGATTGGTAGTTCGAGTGGCTCGTCCTTGCCGTAGCTTTGATCAGTGGCCGAGGCGTTTCAGCAAGTCGTCCAGTGCCTTTGGTGCGCATCATGCATGCGGTGCCGCTGCCGCCGCGCTTGCGCCTCCGACTCGTCCATGCTGCTTCCGCTCGCCCCGCCGATCCGGCCGATCGGAGCCAGCCCTGCGGCTCCTGTCGTACCTGCTCCTCCATCATTTCCTGCCGCGCCACCATCTTCCCGCGTGGGAGCCCGGCGAGCGCGAGTACATCGGGCTTGACGATGTTATGGTCACGCTGATTCAAAACTGCTTGGAAATCTGCTGGTCCGGGCAGCATGATGCAACCTGTGATTCTTCTCGTTCCTGCCGATGTTCTGCATCCTCGCCGTGTCGATGAACATTTCGCCGCTGAAGCGGATGCCGCCGCTGCGGCCGGGATGGATGTC
The DNA window shown above is from Nocardia sp. NBC_01730 and carries:
- a CDS encoding type II toxin-antitoxin system VapC family toxin, encoding MLLLDSQTALWVLDDNPRLGVAARKAITSATEVYVSVATIWELTIKSMLGKLSVPTNLTDTMSDQGLGILDVTGQHAEGLREFPELVRHDPFDRLITAQALCERLSLLTADSVLLGLGRNFIVDSTQ
- a CDS encoding helix-turn-helix domain-containing protein, whose translation is MTSDDEPSTLPRRQLGRFLREVREGSGLSLDRAAQLVELSKTALQRIETGGVKKFRIRDIQALCELYEVKPDDTDRAVELAKQARVTSWYKAFGGLYSDATFNMYVELAASARHLIAYHEIVLGLLQTADYARAVISAFYRDNSPEDIERRVELRLKRQAIVTRKADPVKLQLLLHESALHRIIGGPRVMASQMRHLAEISKLPNISLRIHPFADGCASGLLHGPFEILDFGTDAKGRLVEPSQVYLEGAGRPDLYLEHADGVRRYHDIASAVRSAALDETQTRDVLRRAARSYAA
- a CDS encoding DUF397 domain-containing protein is translated as MNTDLSVVTWFKSSYSSGQTACVEVAWLKGNRVGVRDSKNPTGPALIFTPGEWDAFTAGVIDGEFRRPA
- a CDS encoding type II toxin-antitoxin system Phd/YefM family antitoxin — its product is MTAVNIHEAKTHLSRLLERVEKGERIVISKAGKPIADLVPHQAAPVTIGGLKGQLRYDDNAFDVDPDMQRMFYGDDADASA
- a CDS encoding winged helix-turn-helix transcriptional regulator → MSATHTAVTTGVAELNPCGQPDHPDCGIRDVLDRVGDKWSVLVIVELANGLRRFSELHRAIDGISQRMLTLTVRRLERDGLVLRTVYPTVPAQVDYRLTETGASLTHLVKALADWSLGHRDVIAHARRAYDEKYPDNEMR